The Acidimicrobiia bacterium genome window below encodes:
- a CDS encoding ABC transporter ATP-binding protein, producing MSQSAASLLECRALAAGYGAVAVVRDVDLHVDPGEVVALIGPNGAGKTTTLLTIAGELPAISGDVVFLGVPTKAPLFQRARRGMGFVTEERSVFMALSAEENLRLAGVTRADAVDVFPELEPLMGRTAGLLSGGEQQMLTLARAVARDPKLLLVDELSLGLAPLVVKRLLQTVRRVASENSTGILMVEQHVPQALNIADRVYVMQRGRIVMSGTAEEVRGRIDEVEATYLSDQRARDDGGT from the coding sequence GTGAGCCAATCGGCGGCGTCGCTCCTCGAATGCCGTGCGCTCGCCGCCGGCTATGGCGCCGTGGCTGTGGTGCGCGACGTCGACCTCCACGTCGATCCGGGTGAAGTCGTGGCACTCATCGGTCCGAACGGCGCGGGGAAGACCACCACGTTGCTGACGATCGCCGGTGAGCTGCCTGCGATCTCAGGCGACGTCGTGTTCCTCGGCGTGCCGACGAAAGCACCGTTGTTCCAGCGCGCTCGGCGCGGAATGGGCTTCGTCACCGAAGAGCGCTCCGTGTTCATGGCGCTGAGCGCCGAGGAAAATCTTCGGCTCGCCGGGGTCACGCGCGCCGACGCGGTCGATGTCTTTCCCGAACTCGAGCCGCTCATGGGACGAACCGCTGGACTGTTGTCGGGCGGGGAACAGCAGATGCTCACGTTGGCTCGCGCGGTCGCGCGCGATCCCAAGCTGCTGCTCGTCGACGAACTCTCGCTTGGTCTCGCGCCGCTTGTGGTGAAGCGATTGCTCCAGACGGTGCGCAGGGTCGCAAGCGAGAACTCGACCGGCATCCTGATGGTGGAGCAGCATGTTCCCCAGGCACTCAACATCGCCGACCGCGTCTACGTCATGCAGCGCGGACGCATCGTGATGAGCGGAACCGCGGAGGAGGTCCGCGGCCGCATCGACGAAGTCGAGGCAACCTATCTCTCGGATCAAAGGGCCCGCGACGACGGGGGGACGTAA